From the genome of Deinococcus misasensis DSM 22328:
AGCGATCTGGTGCAAGCAGGCATTCGGGTTCCAGAGGACCTCTCTCTGGTCGGCTTTGACAACATTCTGGGTTCTGAGTTCATTGCAGGGGGTCTGACCACTGTGCACCATCCGACACAGGAAATGGCAGCCGCAGCCATGAATGGCCTGATGGGCCTGATCCGGGGCGAAACGGTCTCCAGGTGCCGGACGGTGGTCCCCACCCACATGGTGATCCGCAACACCACCCGAGCCCTGAACCCCTAGATAGGGTTTTCCCTGATGAAGCCTTTCAAATGGGGGGCTTATGATGCCAACATCGCAAGCAGGATGTCATGAAGAACGAACTGGTGATACATTGAGCACTAGATGCAAAGGTTCTTCATCAGAAAGGAAGCAGATGGGCACCTATCAATTGACTTTGGATTTCACACAAGAGAACCTCGAAGCCTTGCAACAAGCTGGATACCAGATCGTGGTCCAGAAACCTGTTGCTGGTGGCGGTGCTGAAAGCAATCTGGCATGGATGAATTTCATGCCCTACTACAACAACGTCATCACATGGGAAGAGAACTACCAGTTTTATGTTTCCAACCACGACACGCTCTCACCATCACCTGTCGTAAGTGGAATCCACCCTCCTGCCATGCAAAAAGAAGCCTCAACCTTGGCAAACCCTCAGGTGATTTTGCTCATGCAAAATCCACCTCAGGAAGCCACAACCTTTGAACTCCCTGATGACCTCGGCTGGGTGAAATTCGATCCAGAGCACCTTCAAACCGCCATCCTGAATCCAGAAACCGGTGCAATTGAACCTCAATAAAACCCCTCGGGTGGCATCCCCTGAGTTGTCCTTTCAGGCTTTCTCCAGAGCGGCCCTTTTTCGAGAACCCGAGCGCCGCAAGCGGTGTTCTTCCGCCTGAAACATGCGGGCTTTCCAACTGTGCTGCATGGCCTCTGGGAGGGTGGAACAGTACGCCTGCAGCATCAGGGGCCACAGTCCGGTTTGTTGCCAGTGCCGGTACCTGTTCCAGGGGGTGCGGAAGCTCATTCCGAATTCCTCCTCCGGGAAGTCTTCCCATGCCATGCCAGAAAGCAAAACATGGAGCACGGCTTCAAAGTTGCGTTTGTCTCGGGCGGACAGTTGAGGGATACTCAGCAACATGGCATCCCACTGGTTGCGGTCAAGGGTTTCTGAATCAAAATGGGTCATGTGCTCTCCTGTTGAGGGTGGGGCAGGGGCAGCAAATCGAATCGAAAACGCTTCAACGAATTTAACCATACCCCTTTTTGCTGTCAATGAAAACTGTTTTGGACTTCATCAAAATACAGAGGGGCCACATTTCAAGAATGGAATCGTTTACGGTTTCATGGGCTGCAAAACCTC
Proteins encoded in this window:
- a CDS encoding transposase, producing MTHFDSETLDRNQWDAMLLSIPQLSARDKRNFEAVLHVLLSGMAWEDFPEEEFGMSFRTPWNRYRHWQQTGLWPLMLQAYCSTLPEAMQHSWKARMFQAEEHRLRRSGSRKRAALEKA